A genomic stretch from Melopsittacus undulatus isolate bMelUnd1 unplaced genomic scaffold, bMelUnd1.mat.Z mat_scaffold_56_arrow_ctg1, whole genome shotgun sequence includes:
- the LOC117438709 gene encoding olfactory receptor 1038-like: MGGNQTQIKFILLGITDRPYAQTPLFVLFLLIYIVTLVGNVGIITLVRVSPILHTPMYFLLTHFAFMDICYSTVISPRMLADLLSEDKTISFTACMMQLFTLAFLATVECHLLAMMAYDRHVAICQPLLYVTIISSRVCWQLVASSYLFAFLSAIIYTWCVFGGSFCGPNRIDHFFCDAVPVLKLVCSDTHSSEMVIFAFLTINAVGASVVIFLSYISILRTVLRMCSAQSRARAFHTCASHLMAVSMYFGPAFFMYLQPSSRHGSLDKVASIFYTMVTPMLNPFIYSLRNKEVKGALLKSGRMLFRHWQHARLVSSRT, encoded by the coding sequence ATGGGAGGAAATCAAACCCAGATTAAATTCATCCTGTTGGGAATTACAGACAGACCATATGCACAGACACCtctttttgtcttatttctatTGATTTACATTGTCACTCTGGTGGGGAACGTTGGCATTATCACATTGGTTCGGGTGTCTCCCAtcctccacacccccatgtacttccTCCTCACCCATTTCGCCTTCATGgacatctgctattccacagtcatctcccccaggatgctggcagacctcttatcagaggacaaaaccatttctttcactgcctgcatgatgcAATTATTCACATTAGCTTTCCTGGCTACTGTTGAGtgtcacctgctggccatgatggcctacgaccggcacgttgccatctgccagcccctgctctatgtgaccatcatctccagccgtgtctgctggcagctggtagcatcaTCCTACCTATTCGCCTTCCTCAGTGCCATAATCTACAcatggtgtgtgtttggaggTTCCTTTTGTGGTCCCAACCGcattgaccacttcttctgtgatgCAGTTCCAGTTCTAAAGCTCgtgtgctctgacacccacagcagtgagatggtCATCTTTGCCTTTCTGACCATCAATGCGGTGGGTGCAAGCGTGGTCATTTTTCTCTCCTACATCTCTATTCTCCGGACTgtgctgaggatgtgctcagcacagagcagggccagagctTTCCACACCTGCGCCTCACATTTAATGGCCGTTTCCATGTACTTTGGGCCAGCATTCTTCATGTACCTGCAACCCTCTTCTAGGCACGGGAGCCTGGATAAGGTGGCCTCCATCTTCTACACCATGGTCACTcccatgctcaacccattcatctacagcctgaggaacaaggaggtgaagggggCTCTGCTGAAGTCTGGGAGAATGCTTTTCAGGCACTGGCAACATGCAAGACTTGTATCATCCAGGACATGA